In Xenopus tropicalis strain Nigerian chromosome 5, UCB_Xtro_10.0, whole genome shotgun sequence, one genomic interval encodes:
- the LOC116410971 gene encoding centrosomal protein of 162 kDa-like: MSDAELNMFLKLQNIEQKLNSDQTHSNILREEFLKKEEEFLEKIEDLKTKYEVDLQHRKQENYILLTKLHAMEDKNIKSINKVNLGDPKDPVTDEKIQQIRKEIEKQEKLLHGYQQENERLYQQVKELQIRNKQNEELMFQENQSLKANLLSLREQLSKVTISHQRPQDNSEKCNSQSFTDLLVELRTVQKREANLLDEISRQKQDKQALEVDLMQMRKERDNAPDVYVSGDKSYEMKMMEETYKQEINVLNKKLKWFAESQELLDKDAYRLRDAYEQIEILKMQVEKLKNETGNQSVQQQKRAKERAADAKHIQDLERQVKEMEGIIKRRHPNSILALTFAAAAAPECDDKDSAKKNTIAFLERRVKKLETDLESKDDESKKSLRTMEQQFQKVKIQYESRIKELEELLTHKLINPPQKPFDNSTKAQKFEDELLICKETHQTTIQNLQRQIDLHRKKNLVLENNERKKEANLSDIGTKVEEHSNKDLIAKLSQELIAKRIEIQDLTKTVERLQKERMIMLSVRALAHFCRGRLISPCARALKNPLIKAADKKSSQARTDISALGKRSIRDNMNFPGTLDEKQYHPGTFADIHISDAQAENTALKCEVERLSLKINEQKETFQTLLSQAENTIKRLKEEGSEQASALKLLHQKEVEKLICQHAIDHSSSKVAELSSKTSTQEILIKHLQTQVKELQKDRESLSVYRIREETLQKEVVKLLEELKEAKERYTPEMKDFLALEHKIKYMEKRHLQREQELQQ, translated from the exons ATGAGTGATGCTGAACTCAATATGTTTTTGAAACTGCAGAACATAGAGCAAAAATTAAACTCAGATCAAACACATTCTAACATTCTTAGAGAAGAGTTCTTAAAAAAAGAGGAAGAATTTCTGGAGAAAATAGAAgacttaaaaacaaaatatgagGTAGATCTTCAGCACCGTAAACAGGAAAATTATATCCTTCTAACAAAG TTACACGCTATGGaagataaaaacataaaaagcatAAATAAGGTAAATCTTGGTGACCCAAAGGATCCTGTGACAGATGAGAAGATACAACAAATACGCAAAGAAATAGAGAAGCAGGAAAAACTCCTCCACGGTTATCAGCAG GAGAATGAAAGACTGTATCAACAAGTCAAAGAGCTTCAAATCAGAAATAAGCAAAATGAAGAATTAATGTTCCAAGAGAATCAGTCATTAAAAGCTAACCTTCTTTCTCTAAG agAGCAGCTGAGTAAAGTCACAATAAGCCACCAGCGTCCACAAGATAATTCTGAAAAATGTAATAGTCAGAGCTTTACAGACTTATTGGTTGAACTGCGTACTGTCCAG AAGCGAGAAGCCAATTTGCTTGATGAGATTTCCAGGCAGAAGCAAGACAAACAGGCTCTGGAAGTAGATTTGATGCAGATGAGGAAGGAAAGAGACAAT GCGCCTGATGTTTATGTCAGTG GTGATAAATCTTATGAAATGAAAATGATGGAAGAAACCTATAAACAGGAAATAAATGTCTTAAACAAGAAACTTAAGTGGTTTGCAGAGAGCCAGGAACTTTTGGACAAAGATGCCTATCGACTCAGAGATGCCTATGAACAAATAGAGATTCTAAAGATGCAG gttgaaaaacttaaaaatgaaactggaaatCAGTCTGTACAGCAACAAAAGCGTGCAAAAGAAAGAGCTGCTGATGCAAAGCACATTCAAGATCTTGAGCGACAG GTTAAGGAAATGGAGGGAATTATTAAGCGAAGACACCCTAATTCAATCCTTGCTCTGACTTTTGCTGCTGCAGCTGCTCCTGAATGTGATGATAAGGATTCAGCCAAAAAAAATACCAttgcatttttagaaagaagagttAAAAAGTTAGAAACTGATCTTGAAAGTAAAGACGATGAATCAAAGAAAAGTCTGCGCACCATGGAACAGCAATTCCAAAAAGTCAAG ATTCAGTATGAAAGTAGAATAAAAGAACTTGAAGAATTGCTTACTCACAAACTTATAAATCCCCCTCAAAAACCATTTGACAATTCAACAAAAGCCCAAAAGTTTGAGGATGAGCTGCTGATATGCAAAGAGACTCACCAAACAACAATACAAAACCTTCAAAGGCAAATAGAtttgcacaggaaaaaaaatttaGTTTTAGAAAACAATGAAAGGAAGAAAGAAGCCAATTTGTCTGACATTGGTACTAAAGTAGAAGAGCATTCTAATAAAGATCTGATTGCAAAGCTCAGCCAAGAACTGATTGCCAAACGTATAGAGATTCAAGACCTCACAAAAACTGTTGAAAGACTTCAGAAGGAAAGAATGATCATGCTGTCtgtaagggctttggcacac ttttgtcgcgggcgactaatctccccgtgtgccagagccctaaagaaccCTTTAATCAAAGCTGCTGATAAGAAGAGTTCTCAAGCGAGAACTGATATCTCTGCCCTTGGTAAAAGAAGTATTAGAGACAATATGAATTTTCCTGGAACTTTAGATGAGAAACAGTATCATCCAGGGACATTTGCTGATATTCATATCTCTGATGCACAAGCAGAAAATACAGCATTAAAATGTGAAGTGGAAAGACTGTCTTTAAAGATAAATGAACAGAAGGAGACATTTCAAACCTTGTTATCTCAAGCAGAAAACACTATAAAGAG ATTAAAAGAAGAAGGTTCAGAGCAAGCTTCTGCCCTGAAACTCTTACATCAGAAAGAGGTAGAAAAACTTATTTGTCAGCATGCCATTGACCATTCATCATCTAAAGTTGCTGAATTAAGCAGTAAAACATCTACACAGGAG aTACTCATAAAGCATCTTCAAACACAAGTGAAGGAGCTGCAGAAGGATAGAGAATCACTTTCTGTTTACCGAATACGAGAGGAAACTTTACAAAAAGAG GTGGTAAAACTCTTGGAGGAGTTAAAAGAAGCAAAAGAGCGTTACACTCCAGAAATGAAAGACTTTTTAGCACTGGAACATAAGataaaatatatggaaaaaagaCATTTACAGAGGGAACAGGAGCTTCAACAG TAG